The Alteromonas stellipolaris genome includes a region encoding these proteins:
- the hisA gene encoding 1-(5-phosphoribosyl)-5-[(5-phosphoribosylamino)methylideneamino]imidazole-4-carboxamide isomerase, with translation MIIPAIDLIDGSVVRLYQGDYEQKTKYEFDPVDVVNDYADQGATWLHIVDLTGAKDTSKRQLTLIKSMVDTKRMQFQAGGGIRSEEEVAQLLDIGVSRVVIGSLAVKQPELVKSWVTKYGAEHIVLALDINISENGEKLIATHGWQENSGVALEDLLNDFASVGATHVLCTDISRDGTLQGANVELYEEMSARFPNVSWQASGGIGSLNDISALKPTNVGGVILGRALLEGKFTVKEAIACWQNA, from the coding sequence ATGATTATTCCAGCAATTGATCTTATCGATGGCAGCGTAGTGCGTTTGTATCAGGGCGACTACGAGCAAAAAACAAAATACGAATTCGATCCAGTAGACGTGGTAAACGACTATGCCGACCAAGGTGCTACTTGGTTACACATTGTTGATTTAACTGGCGCGAAAGATACCAGTAAACGCCAACTTACTTTGATTAAATCAATGGTAGATACCAAGCGCATGCAGTTTCAAGCGGGCGGCGGTATTCGAAGTGAAGAAGAGGTGGCACAGTTACTCGACATTGGCGTAAGCCGCGTGGTAATTGGATCACTCGCGGTTAAACAGCCTGAACTAGTAAAATCGTGGGTAACCAAATACGGTGCCGAACATATCGTGTTGGCCCTAGATATTAATATTAGTGAAAACGGCGAGAAGTTAATTGCCACTCACGGTTGGCAGGAAAACTCTGGGGTAGCCCTAGAAGACTTGCTAAACGACTTTGCATCGGTAGGCGCTACACATGTGCTGTGCACCGACATTAGCCGTGACGGCACCCTACAAGGCGCTAACGTTGAACTTTACGAAGAAATGAGTGCTCGCTTTCCTAACGTTAGCTGGCAAGCGTCTGGCGGAATAGGCAGCTTAAACGACATTTCAGCGTTGAAGCCCACTAACGTTGGCGGAGTTATTTTAGGTCGTGCCTTGCTTGAAGGTAAATTCACCGTGAAGGAGGCTATCGCATGTTGGCAAAACGCATAA
- the hisF gene encoding imidazole glycerol phosphate synthase subunit HisF, whose amino-acid sequence MLAKRIIPCLDVRDGKVVKGVQFRNHEIIGDIVPLAEQYAKAGADELVFYDITASSDERVVDKSWVSRIAQVIDIPFCVAGGIKSIEDAGRILEMGADKISINSPALNNPALINAMHDVYGQQCVVIGVDSFYNEATGQYEVYKFTGDENRTQKSQWQTLDWIKEVQSRGAGEIVLNCMNQDGVRKGYDIAQLSAVREVCEVPLIASGGAGEISHFNDVFQQADVDGALAASVFHKGIINIDDLKADLTANGVPMRKRHALPNAQGIKP is encoded by the coding sequence ATGTTGGCAAAACGCATAATTCCTTGTTTGGATGTTCGCGACGGTAAAGTTGTTAAAGGCGTTCAATTCAGAAACCACGAAATTATTGGCGACATTGTCCCTTTAGCAGAACAATACGCCAAAGCAGGCGCTGACGAACTGGTGTTTTACGATATTACTGCAAGCTCAGATGAGCGAGTGGTAGATAAAAGCTGGGTAAGCCGCATAGCACAGGTTATCGACATCCCCTTTTGTGTAGCGGGCGGCATTAAAAGCATTGAAGATGCTGGGCGCATTTTAGAAATGGGCGCAGATAAAATTTCAATTAACTCCCCAGCCCTAAACAACCCTGCATTAATTAATGCCATGCATGACGTGTACGGCCAGCAATGTGTGGTTATTGGGGTAGACAGCTTTTACAACGAGGCCACTGGTCAATACGAAGTGTATAAGTTTACTGGCGATGAGAACCGCACTCAAAAAAGCCAATGGCAAACCTTAGACTGGATTAAAGAAGTGCAGTCACGTGGTGCCGGTGAAATTGTGCTTAACTGCATGAACCAAGACGGTGTACGAAAAGGCTACGATATTGCACAGCTAAGTGCTGTGCGTGAAGTGTGCGAAGTGCCCCTTATTGCCTCTGGCGGTGCCGGTGAAATTTCACATTTTAACGACGTATTTCAACAGGCCGATGTTGATGGCGCCCTCGCCGCCTCAGTATTCCATAAAGGCATTATTAACATTGATGACCTAAAAGCCGATTTAACCGCTAATGGCGTACCTATGCGTAAGCGTCATGCCCTACCAAACGCACAAGGAATTAAGCCGTGA
- the hisIE gene encoding bifunctional phosphoribosyl-AMP cyclohydrolase/phosphoribosyl-ATP diphosphatase HisIE, translating to MIVTSENSNTLAWEKMDNLLPAIVQDALSGKVLMQGYMNQDALTTTLESGKVTFFSRSKQRLWQKGETSGNTLDLVSVAADCDFDSLLVLANPNGPTCHTGVESCWFEGNTPSFTFLADLERLLAARKGADPKSSYTASLYNKGIKRIAQKVGEEGVETALAATVHDKEELKNEAADLLYHLTVLLQASDMSLDDALSVLRERQK from the coding sequence GTGATTGTAACTTCCGAAAACAGTAATACCCTAGCGTGGGAAAAAATGGATAACTTGCTCCCCGCTATTGTACAAGATGCCCTTTCAGGCAAAGTACTCATGCAGGGTTACATGAACCAAGATGCCCTAACTACCACCTTAGAAAGCGGTAAAGTAACCTTTTTCAGTCGTTCTAAGCAGCGTTTATGGCAAAAAGGAGAGACATCTGGCAATACGTTAGATTTGGTGAGCGTGGCCGCCGATTGCGATTTCGATTCGTTATTAGTGTTAGCCAACCCTAACGGCCCAACATGCCACACAGGCGTTGAAAGCTGCTGGTTTGAGGGGAATACCCCTAGCTTTACTTTTCTTGCTGATTTAGAGCGCTTATTGGCTGCCCGTAAAGGCGCAGATCCGAAAAGCAGCTACACCGCCAGCTTGTACAATAAAGGTATTAAACGTATTGCACAGAAGGTGGGTGAAGAAGGTGTTGAAACGGCACTTGCTGCGACGGTACATGACAAAGAAGAGCTTAAAAACGAAGCCGCTGATTTGTTGTATCACCTAACCGTATTGCTACAAGCGAGTGATATGTCCCTTGATGATGCCTTATCGGTATTACGTGAACGTCAAAAATAA
- a CDS encoding tetratricopeptide repeat protein produces MMKNIALVTQIALLIITLSDVNYAFAQDDVNQSSSDVLTPLLQQEAQSPLSVLQHEWAHINYVLADKQKESAFSPLIEKAKLFVEQDPNNPEFIIWLGIIQSSAAGVKGGLGALEYAKAARKCFEHAMRLDEKALAGSAITSLGVLYHKLPSWPISFGSDKKAKKLLEHALEINPDGIDPNYFYAEFLYDNGEYDQARAYVKKASQAPARRDRPLADLGRRQEISRLEDKLLQKS; encoded by the coding sequence ATGATGAAAAATATAGCCCTCGTAACCCAAATCGCCCTACTTATAATAACTTTAAGCGATGTGAATTACGCATTTGCACAAGATGATGTAAATCAATCGTCAAGCGATGTATTGACGCCGTTATTGCAGCAAGAGGCTCAATCTCCTCTTTCCGTGCTTCAACATGAGTGGGCACATATCAACTATGTGTTGGCGGACAAGCAAAAAGAAAGCGCTTTTTCTCCGCTTATTGAAAAAGCGAAGCTTTTTGTTGAGCAAGACCCTAACAACCCTGAATTTATCATTTGGCTGGGTATCATTCAATCGAGCGCGGCAGGGGTTAAAGGCGGTTTAGGTGCACTTGAATACGCTAAAGCCGCGCGCAAGTGTTTTGAGCATGCAATGCGGCTGGACGAAAAAGCCTTAGCAGGATCAGCCATAACGAGCTTAGGGGTGCTTTATCATAAGCTACCGAGTTGGCCGATTAGCTTTGGCAGTGACAAAAAAGCGAAAAAGCTGTTAGAGCACGCTCTGGAAATAAACCCTGATGGTATTGATCCAAACTATTTCTACGCCGAATTTTTGTATGACAATGGAGAGTACGATCAAGCTCGAGCGTATGTTAAAAAAGCCAGTCAAGCCCCTGCTAGAAGAGATCGCCCACTTGCCGATTTAGGTAGAAGACAAGAAATTTCTCGACTTGAAGATAAGTTGCTACAAAAGAGTTAA
- a CDS encoding SDR family oxidoreductase has product MNIEWQNQVILITGASGGIGQAFAKALDEKGAHLILTGRNEVKLKQLKQSLKHHHTFLTADISLHEGREKLIHACERLPVSILVNNAGTTHVGEFTSAPVESVVTTNLLSPMLLTQGLIPCLALRPNAHVVNVGSAFGSIGFAAHSTYCATKFALKGWTESLHREYHGSNIQFHYLAPRATYTAINDERVVALNQALGNQVDTPDVVAQALIKLLEQDKARLSIGFAERCFAKLNAILPNVVDNALAKQLSIIKRHTFSKSEPNQHLNSVQNNNDLSSKLV; this is encoded by the coding sequence ATGAATATTGAATGGCAAAACCAAGTGATACTGATCACCGGTGCAAGTGGTGGCATCGGGCAAGCCTTTGCCAAAGCGCTTGATGAAAAAGGCGCACACCTTATTTTGACTGGCAGAAATGAAGTAAAGTTGAAACAGCTAAAACAGTCCCTCAAGCATCATCATACTTTTTTAACAGCGGATATTTCACTTCACGAAGGGCGGGAGAAACTCATTCACGCATGCGAGCGATTACCGGTAAGTATTTTGGTAAACAATGCCGGCACGACTCATGTTGGTGAATTTACAAGTGCGCCAGTGGAGTCAGTGGTAACAACGAATCTATTGTCTCCGATGTTGCTCACCCAAGGGTTAATTCCATGTTTAGCGTTGCGACCCAACGCACATGTGGTCAATGTAGGTTCTGCATTTGGCAGTATTGGTTTTGCCGCTCACAGCACCTATTGCGCGACTAAGTTTGCGCTTAAAGGCTGGACTGAATCGCTGCATCGTGAATATCACGGCAGTAATATTCAGTTTCACTATTTAGCCCCCCGAGCAACATATACGGCTATTAATGATGAAAGAGTAGTGGCACTTAATCAAGCGCTTGGTAATCAAGTTGATACACCTGACGTTGTTGCTCAAGCACTCATAAAATTGCTAGAGCAAGATAAAGCGCGGCTTAGCATTGGCTTTGCTGAGCGGTGCTTTGCCAAATTAAATGCCATCCTTCCAAACGTAGTAGATAACGCGTTAGCAAAGCAGCTGTCCATTATTAAACGGCATACTTTCAGCAAGAGTGAACCGAACCAGCATCTAAACAGTGTGCAAAACAACAATGACTTATCAAGCAAGTTGGTTTAA
- a CDS encoding TenA family transcriptional regulator, whose amino-acid sequence MSFYQQLQDSTEQARSTFLQAPIIQRCFSGNFSVDDYIAFLQQAYHHVKFTVPLLMATGAKLAEDKEWLREAIGEYIEEEMGHQEWILNDLAACGVDKEQARHGHPAPATELMVAYAFDAIARKSPLYFFGMVFVLEGTSIALADAAAQQIKDKLSLPKSAFRYLTSHGTLDQEHIVFFESLMNKISDPQEQAMIIRSANMFYRLYGDIFRELTPQHGLRPIAQIA is encoded by the coding sequence ATGTCTTTTTATCAACAACTGCAAGATAGTACCGAGCAAGCTAGAAGCACCTTTCTCCAAGCGCCAATAATACAGCGCTGTTTTAGTGGCAACTTCTCGGTTGATGATTATATCGCTTTCCTTCAGCAGGCCTATCACCACGTTAAATTTACGGTGCCACTACTTATGGCAACCGGCGCAAAATTGGCTGAAGACAAAGAGTGGCTTCGTGAAGCTATTGGTGAGTACATTGAAGAGGAAATGGGACATCAAGAGTGGATCCTAAACGATTTAGCCGCATGTGGAGTAGACAAAGAGCAAGCACGCCATGGCCATCCGGCTCCGGCTACCGAGCTTATGGTTGCCTATGCGTTTGACGCAATTGCACGTAAAAGCCCACTTTACTTCTTTGGAATGGTATTCGTACTTGAAGGCACAAGCATTGCGTTGGCTGATGCCGCTGCCCAACAAATTAAAGATAAGCTATCGCTACCAAAATCTGCTTTCAGATATTTAACCTCACACGGCACCCTTGACCAAGAACATATCGTTTTCTTTGAGAGTTTGATGAATAAAATATCAGATCCCCAAGAGCAGGCCATGATCATACGTAGCGCCAATATGTTTTATCGCTTATATGGTGATATTTTTCGGGAACTTACCCCTCAGCATGGCTTGCGTCCCATTGCACAAATTGCATGA
- a CDS encoding AMP-binding protein: MLLKHYLNGDDTDIALKHKGKSLTYLALKEAVAQLANWIINNNVSRIGIAFDNSFAWVVSDLACQQAQVCCVPIPLFFSETQQRHVIEESQCEYLLTSEALTLFPSSKKEILSDSLNIIGYALVSDSTAVFMPTGTNKITFTSGSTGTPKGVCLSSESQWRVAKSIDGAFEQDDVHHLCLLPLSTLLENIAGIYAPLFHGGTVELASASARGFEGSRLVNPHALLDLIDSLQPTSIILVPELLMMLLQACLKGWLPPVSLTFIAVGGAHVSPIVLAQARAKGLPVYEGYGLSEAVSVSTLNTPQCNVPGSAGKALGHNTLSIDNGEIVVTGNHFLGYLNQPESFYPTQVRTGDLGTITDGVLTLSGRKKNIMVNSSGRNVSPEWIESLLMGSGVLRQVLIFCEARPYCVALLVPTSPHISIDELRKATALINQHLPDYAQVEDFDVVAPFTLENGLLTQTGKIKRDSVIAYYSNNIAALYATSSFFSHAQKSATQHITLGE, encoded by the coding sequence ATGTTGCTTAAACACTATTTAAACGGTGACGACACCGATATTGCGCTGAAGCATAAAGGTAAATCGTTGACGTACTTGGCACTTAAAGAAGCAGTCGCGCAACTTGCCAATTGGATTATAAACAACAATGTTAGTCGTATAGGCATCGCTTTTGACAATAGTTTTGCTTGGGTGGTAAGTGATCTCGCGTGCCAGCAAGCACAAGTTTGCTGTGTACCTATTCCACTTTTTTTCAGCGAAACGCAGCAGCGACATGTTATCGAAGAAAGTCAGTGTGAATACCTACTCACAAGCGAGGCATTAACGTTATTTCCTTCTTCGAAGAAGGAGATTTTAAGTGATAGCTTAAACATTATTGGCTATGCCCTTGTTTCAGACTCTACGGCAGTTTTTATGCCTACGGGTACCAATAAAATTACCTTCACGTCTGGGTCAACAGGCACGCCAAAAGGTGTATGCCTTTCTAGCGAATCCCAGTGGCGGGTTGCTAAGTCTATTGATGGCGCTTTTGAACAAGATGATGTCCACCATTTGTGCTTACTGCCTTTATCTACATTGCTCGAAAACATAGCGGGTATTTACGCGCCATTATTTCATGGCGGTACTGTGGAGCTTGCGTCAGCGAGTGCCAGAGGGTTTGAGGGTAGTCGTCTTGTGAATCCACACGCATTACTAGACCTCATAGACAGTCTCCAGCCAACCTCAATTATCTTAGTGCCAGAATTACTCATGATGCTTCTACAAGCCTGCTTAAAAGGCTGGCTGCCGCCGGTGTCGTTAACTTTTATCGCTGTGGGCGGCGCGCATGTTTCACCTATTGTACTGGCTCAAGCAAGAGCGAAAGGTCTACCTGTCTATGAAGGATACGGCCTGTCTGAGGCTGTTTCTGTCTCTACGTTGAATACTCCACAGTGCAATGTGCCGGGTTCTGCAGGTAAAGCGCTAGGCCACAATACACTTAGTATCGACAACGGCGAAATTGTCGTGACCGGCAACCACTTTTTAGGATATTTGAATCAACCAGAAAGTTTTTATCCTACACAGGTGAGAACCGGAGACCTTGGCACAATTACCGATGGGGTACTGACTCTAAGCGGACGTAAGAAAAATATTATGGTTAACAGCTCAGGTAGAAACGTATCGCCTGAATGGATTGAGTCCTTACTGATGGGGAGTGGGGTATTGCGACAGGTACTTATATTCTGTGAGGCTCGCCCTTATTGTGTTGCCCTGCTAGTACCAACGTCCCCGCATATTTCGATTGATGAATTACGCAAAGCCACAGCATTAATTAATCAGCATCTACCAGATTATGCACAAGTAGAAGACTTTGATGTCGTTGCACCCTTCACATTAGAAAATGGATTACTTACCCAAACGGGTAAGATCAAACGAGACAGCGTGATCGCTTATTACAGTAACAATATAGCGGCACTGTATGCGACATCTAGTTTTTTCTCGCACGCTCAAAAGAGTGCGACTCAACACATTACCCTTGGAGAGTAA
- a CDS encoding thermostable hemolysin — MSLTFSVAPNLSDDVDTSQHIKLRTSLTFVAANVTHSARQQIETFISNGFATRYNARITSFMPMLFALEVNGIKAAVGARCGATGSMNHVLFIEQYLVMTIESALQHHGISAKRHEIVEVGNLFSSSSRYTLPLLLSLCFLFSQLGKKHLVFSATKQLKQLLQGAGISLTALADADAKKLVSNHDDWGAYYDTAPQVMALSLRNVTHHVMRSAPLRKYYLQAIGLVAASDSEQQLSDTLVCEHKGASHVA, encoded by the coding sequence ATGAGCCTTACTTTTTCGGTAGCACCTAATCTAAGCGATGATGTGGATACTTCTCAGCATATAAAATTGCGCACATCGCTTACTTTCGTTGCTGCAAATGTTACTCACTCAGCAAGGCAGCAAATTGAAACCTTTATTTCTAATGGCTTCGCTACGCGCTATAACGCGCGCATCACTTCATTCATGCCTATGCTGTTTGCGCTTGAAGTTAATGGAATTAAGGCTGCCGTCGGTGCGAGATGCGGTGCTACTGGAAGTATGAACCACGTACTTTTCATTGAGCAATACCTAGTTATGACCATTGAAAGCGCACTGCAGCACCATGGAATTAGTGCGAAAAGACACGAAATAGTGGAGGTGGGTAACTTATTTAGTAGTTCATCTCGATATACGCTACCTCTTTTACTTTCACTGTGCTTTTTATTCTCTCAACTCGGTAAAAAGCATCTCGTGTTTAGCGCGACCAAGCAGCTAAAACAACTTCTACAAGGCGCCGGTATTTCGCTTACTGCCTTGGCTGACGCGGATGCTAAAAAGCTGGTTTCCAATCATGACGACTGGGGGGCGTACTACGACACAGCACCGCAAGTAATGGCCCTATCTCTTAGAAATGTTACCCATCATGTGATGCGCAGCGCACCGCTTCGTAAATATTATCTACAAGCGATTGGGCTCGTCGCTGCTTCTGATAGCGAACAGCAGTTAAGCGATACCTTAGTTTGCGAGCACAAAGGAGCATCCCATGTTGCTTAA
- a CDS encoding ArnT family glycosyltransferase, with protein MTNIFRHERTAIVLFVVATIIIFSGIGLRDAWPPDEPRFALVAKEMVTSGQWLIPMRGGELYPDKPPVFMWSIAVFYLLTGSLSVAMLLPNAIASLITLTVTYRLSRALADERAAIMSMLLLLLSPQFLIQAKFAQIDALVACCVWIGVYGFVRHFCIAESWRCYFIAWGAMGLGIITKGVGFLPLFILVPLSFLAIKKQLPTTRWKKRALLGPLIMLSIVLAWLGPVLYLGAYKQDPIIQQYLSNILLKQTAQRYANAWHHIEPWYYYIIEVIPLFWFPSLMVLAVKRKQIKRVLMKNPAYFALAIWVVLVVVFFSFSPGKRGVYILPSLPAVAMIAGLLLSRGGVSKTISVFARSVTLLISLGAIAAAAVLMFNEQTVSALMLRFHSTLSMITTLGAICFLVGIMGLSTQFLNFSKHLILWLVVTTVVPSTIGVWVLNDLRTPTQLLMRVQTQSNIISPDINILDVGIVSFKEQYLLFAPFPVTHFGYHTEKDRENGTAWTWLKAQPTRFLLAPKDYLFQCVDLDRAVSLGFAHRDEWLLIPSTAADVECKLLSDGPIYRS; from the coding sequence GTGACAAATATATTTCGTCACGAGCGTACGGCTATCGTACTTTTCGTTGTTGCGACCATCATTATTTTCAGTGGTATAGGCCTTCGCGATGCTTGGCCGCCCGACGAACCACGTTTTGCTCTAGTTGCCAAGGAGATGGTCACAAGTGGTCAATGGCTTATTCCAATGCGTGGGGGAGAACTTTATCCTGATAAGCCTCCTGTTTTTATGTGGAGTATCGCAGTTTTCTACCTCTTGACTGGCAGTTTAAGCGTTGCCATGCTTTTACCAAATGCCATCGCAAGTCTTATAACACTGACAGTAACTTATCGGTTATCACGAGCTCTCGCTGATGAGAGAGCAGCGATAATGAGCATGTTACTACTATTGTTAAGCCCACAGTTTCTAATTCAAGCTAAGTTTGCTCAAATAGATGCGTTGGTTGCTTGTTGTGTTTGGATTGGCGTTTATGGCTTTGTTCGCCATTTTTGTATAGCTGAAAGCTGGCGTTGCTATTTTATCGCTTGGGGCGCAATGGGTCTGGGAATTATTACTAAAGGCGTGGGTTTCTTGCCTCTTTTTATCCTAGTTCCTCTATCTTTTTTAGCCATTAAAAAACAACTCCCCACAACAAGATGGAAAAAGCGCGCATTACTAGGGCCGTTGATAATGCTGAGTATAGTCTTGGCTTGGTTAGGACCTGTACTTTATCTAGGTGCATATAAGCAAGATCCAATAATTCAGCAATACTTATCAAATATTTTGTTGAAGCAAACAGCTCAGCGATACGCAAATGCTTGGCATCATATTGAGCCGTGGTATTACTATATCATCGAGGTTATTCCACTGTTTTGGTTTCCCTCTCTTATGGTGTTAGCAGTTAAGAGAAAGCAAATTAAACGGGTTTTGATGAAGAATCCAGCCTACTTTGCGCTAGCGATATGGGTGGTATTAGTTGTAGTGTTTTTCAGTTTCAGCCCAGGGAAACGGGGTGTTTACATACTTCCATCACTTCCTGCTGTCGCTATGATTGCAGGGCTTCTGCTGTCTCGTGGTGGCGTTTCAAAAACAATTAGTGTTTTTGCGCGTTCAGTGACGCTCCTGATTTCGCTAGGGGCAATCGCAGCTGCCGCTGTGCTTATGTTTAACGAGCAAACAGTAAGCGCATTAATGTTACGCTTTCACAGTACATTAAGCATGATAACCACACTAGGTGCTATTTGCTTCTTAGTCGGAATAATGGGGTTGAGCACGCAGTTTTTAAATTTCTCTAAACATCTTATTTTGTGGTTAGTGGTAACAACTGTTGTTCCATCCACAATAGGCGTATGGGTGCTCAATGATTTGCGCACGCCAACGCAGTTACTAATGCGTGTTCAAACGCAAAGTAATATTATTTCACCCGACATCAATATTTTGGATGTGGGTATTGTCAGTTTTAAAGAACAATACCTACTTTTTGCTCCGTTTCCCGTCACTCACTTTGGTTACCATACTGAAAAAGATAGAGAGAATGGCACTGCATGGACATGGCTCAAAGCCCAGCCCACACGTTTTTTGTTGGCGCCTAAAGACTACTTATTTCAGTGTGTCGATTTAGACAGGGCGGTATCGTTGGGCTTTGCACATCGAGACGAGTGGCTACTTATCCCTTCAACAGCCGCTGATGTGGAATGTAAACTGCTTTCAGATGGCCCTATTTACCGTTCATGA
- a CDS encoding TVP38/TMEM64 family protein, which yields MKSDGFPFRSTLSFLVGTLMMGAACYLSLQVTSEVFIHSADPNWLTSYITGRGTEEVLLVLAAFVVLMTLGVPRQAVSFFCGVGFGAFEGGLIALLLTCVSASTAYLLVRGFLRKRIAKLIKLGAYESRFSQLREKLVRNSFRTVLMVRLFPIGSNVATNAIAGAFRVPFIPFITASALGFIPQTLLFSMLGSGSRYINAFEQPVHIAGLVVSVMLILSMMRFTRKDNA from the coding sequence ATGAAAAGTGATGGCTTTCCTTTTAGAAGTACTCTCAGCTTCTTGGTGGGTACTTTAATGATGGGGGCTGCTTGCTATTTATCACTTCAAGTGACCAGTGAAGTTTTCATACACAGCGCCGATCCAAACTGGTTAACATCATACATAACGGGGCGTGGTACAGAAGAAGTACTCTTGGTATTGGCTGCCTTTGTTGTATTGATGACATTAGGTGTCCCCCGGCAAGCAGTTAGCTTTTTTTGTGGTGTTGGCTTTGGCGCTTTTGAGGGGGGCTTAATAGCGCTGCTCCTTACCTGCGTGTCCGCAAGTACAGCCTATCTATTAGTACGCGGTTTTCTGAGAAAGCGCATAGCCAAACTCATTAAATTAGGTGCTTACGAGAGCCGTTTTTCGCAACTGCGTGAGAAACTCGTTCGAAACAGCTTTCGAACAGTACTCATGGTTCGATTGTTTCCAATAGGTTCCAATGTTGCAACCAATGCTATTGCTGGCGCGTTTAGAGTGCCTTTTATTCCTTTCATTACGGCAAGCGCATTAGGTTTTATTCCGCAAACCTTACTTTTTTCAATGCTAGGAAGTGGCTCACGTTATATTAATGCCTTCGAGCAACCTGTCCATATAGCAGGTCTAGTGGTTAGCGTTATGCTAATACTTTCTATGATGCGCTTTACTCGCAAGGATAATGCGTAG
- a CDS encoding glycosyltransferase family 2 protein, producing the protein MHQIEISVVIPAKNEAKNLPSLLIEIANSLTPEATEIIIVDDGSDDDTSALLVSLTDSLPLACKIITHPNSCGQSTSVYHGVLSARGKWVVTLDADGQNDPADIPKLIATAKQESGVHFCIIGHRQQRKDTQWKRMQSKVANCIRQWILNDGTSDSGCGLKLLPRSTFLQLPYFDHMHRYIPALTKRLGGNIVCVPVNHRARLEGQSNYNAWNRGVAGVIDMLGVRWLMYRNKLDTINKAITYEK; encoded by the coding sequence ATGCACCAGATTGAAATTAGTGTAGTAATACCCGCAAAAAATGAAGCAAAAAACCTTCCTTCCTTATTAATAGAAATTGCAAATTCATTAACGCCTGAAGCAACTGAAATCATCATAGTCGATGACGGCAGTGACGATGACACGTCAGCATTGCTTGTTTCTTTGACGGACTCACTTCCCCTTGCTTGCAAGATAATCACGCACCCTAATAGCTGTGGACAAAGTACATCTGTTTATCATGGTGTACTCTCGGCTCGGGGAAAGTGGGTGGTTACATTAGATGCTGATGGTCAAAACGATCCTGCGGATATCCCCAAATTAATAGCAACAGCTAAACAAGAAAGTGGCGTTCATTTCTGCATCATTGGCCATCGTCAACAAAGGAAAGATACGCAATGGAAACGTATGCAATCTAAAGTGGCGAATTGCATACGACAGTGGATTTTAAACGATGGTACATCTGATTCGGGGTGTGGATTAAAGCTGCTTCCGCGAAGCACATTTTTACAGCTCCCTTATTTTGATCATATGCATCGGTATATACCCGCTCTTACTAAGCGACTTGGTGGCAATATAGTTTGTGTGCCAGTGAATCACCGAGCGCGGCTTGAAGGGCAGTCAAACTACAATGCATGGAACAGGGGGGTGGCCGGTGTTATAGATATGCTCGGTGTGAGATGGCTGATGTATCGCAATAAACTCGATACCATTAACAAGGCAATTACGTATGAAAAGTGA
- a CDS encoding cupredoxin domain-containing protein, translating to MNFYFKISLALFSFASFQVYALPEVVVEIKDHLFYPQNVVVPAGKKVRLTFINFDDTPEEIDSFALNREKVIFANSKGIIYIGPLAPGEYPFFGEFHPNSAVGKVVVQSQEEEPNAH from the coding sequence ATGAACTTCTACTTTAAAATTTCTCTTGCCCTTTTCTCATTTGCCTCTTTTCAAGTATATGCGCTACCTGAAGTAGTGGTAGAAATTAAAGATCACCTTTTTTACCCCCAAAATGTAGTGGTTCCAGCAGGAAAAAAGGTACGCCTTACTTTCATCAATTTTGATGATACCCCTGAGGAAATAGACAGCTTTGCCCTTAACAGAGAAAAAGTAATTTTTGCCAACAGCAAAGGCATTATTTATATAGGACCGCTGGCTCCAGGTGAATATCCTTTCTTTGGTGAGTTCCACCCTAACAGTGCGGTAGGCAAAGTAGTTGTGCAATCACAAGAGGAGGAACCAAATGCTCATTAA